CCGTGCGCGTTACCGGCATCGGTAAAAACAGCATTCAGGGCGATGCAGTTTTTGCGCACGAGCTTGAAAAAATCGGAGCCGCCGTGGTTTGGGGCGACAACTTTATCGAAGTTTCCCGCCCCGCCGGCCAAGCCGTACTGCCGTTCGATTTAGACGCCAACCACATCCCCGATGCCGCCATGACGCTGGCCGTAGCCGCCCTTGCCACGGGCGCACCCTGCTCGCTGCGCAACATCGGCTCGTGGCGTGTGAAAGAAACCGACCGCATCGCCGCCATGGCTGCCGAGCTGCGCAAAGTGGGCGCAAAAGTAGCTGAAGAACCCGAAGCCATCCACATCACCCCGCCTGCCGTGCTTACACCCAACGCCGAAATCGACACCTATGACGACCACCGCATGGCCATGTGTTTTTCGCTGGTATCTCTGCTGGGCGTGCCGGTTGTCATCAACAACCCGAAATGCACACACAAAACCTTCCCCACTTATTTTGACCTGTTTGCTTCGTTGAGAGAGTAAACCCGTTCATTTAAATGAAGGCCGTCTGAAAACACAATTCAGACGGCCTTTCAACACAATCCGTGTTTGAAACCCGATTAGGCAGACTGCCGCTTTTCGCCGTGCTATGCAGGCGCATGGTGAAAACAGTGCGTTTGTTCAGCATCGACTTCCAACACTCTCACTTTCACACATCACGGCTTTGACAATTTCCGCCTACGCGAGCCAAAGCTGGCCGCCTAATTCACAAAAGACAAATCGGAAATGCCGTCTTAACAGCGCAGAGAATAGAGTATTACCGGCTATTGTTTCTTTGATGTTCAGGGCAAATTATTCAAAAATGGGCTTACGAAGCAAAATCAGCAAAAATGATGTTAAGCTTCTGATATACCTATTAAAAACAAATACCAAAAGTTCAGTAAAATTACCGAATCAAAATTCCGTCAAATCCTGCGCCTTTTCACACTTGATTTGACCGCTTCCGATACCGCCAGACTCACCGGCATCAGTACCCAAAGTGCCAATATCTGTTTCTCAAACTGCGTTGCCGTATGGCTGCTGAATGTGAACGGCAAACTCCCTCTGCCGGTGTGGTCGAACTGGACGAATCCTACTTCGGCTCCAAACGCATCCGAGGGCGGGCGGGGGAGAGGGAGGCAAAACCATTGTTTTCGGCATCTTAAAACGGGACGACAAAGTCTATACCGAAATCGTGCCGGATACTTCGAAAGCTACACTGCAACAGGTTATTCGAGGGCGGGTTGCTGTTGAAATTGTCATCAATACTGACGGCTGGCGCGGCTATCACGGCTTGGTCGATATGGGCTGTGAAAAGCACTTCAGGGTACATCATGGTGCAGACGAGTTCGCCCGGGGTGCGCAACACATTAACGGCATCGAATTGTTTTGGGGTTATGCCAAAAACCGCTTGGTTAAATTTAACGGTGTACCGAAACAGACTTTTTATTTACACTTAATCTGCTCCCAAATACCTACCTGATATTGTAATGGAAGCCCTCATTGTTTCAGGCCGTGTTCACAATATTTTCATACGGCCTGCTAACTATTTGAAAATTTTATTGTATGTCAATAAACAACTGCCGAAGCTGCCTTTTCCAACCCTTGATTCAGTGATTCAACCATTGCTGTATAGCCGTCGCCGTTTTGCGGTGTTTCAATGTGAAAGGGACGGCTTTGCCCGTTCGGCCATACGGCATAACCGCTAATGAGCGTTTTGCCTTGATAATTTCCTTGAAAAGCTTCTATATAAATTTTCAGTGTCTGCATACTGCTGCTTCTGGCCGCAGGTACAAAAACGTAGCGGCCGCCCAAGCGGTTGAGCTTATTGCTGAAACCTGATGCCAATGCTTTATCCAGCGGGCTTGCCCACAGGTGGTTGCGGGCAAAGTTCACATGATAATCATCGGTTTGATATACCAGCCCGCCGTTATTGAGCGGATCGGCCAAATACACGTGCACGGCGATTTCGCTGCCGCTTTTGGCAGGAAGGGTGTATCGGCTGTCGGGCAGTGTGAAATATTGGGTAGCGGGCGTGCTACAGGCGCTCAGTGCGGCCAGCGCGCCTATCATCATCCATTTGCGCATCAGCGGCTTCCTTTCGGTATCGGATCTTTTATGTTACTGTTGAAAATCAGTGCGTTGGGTTTTTCTTTTAAGGTGTTTATCACGGGCTGTGCATCTTTCAGGGTTTTGTCGATACTCTGCAAAGTGCTCTGCACATCGCTGTAGAACGGCGACTGCGGCGACACGCCCTGCAGGGTTTGGCGTAATCCGCGCAGGGTTTGGTTCAGCTCGCCGGGGATATTTTGTGTTTGCGGTTTGTTGATTAAGGCATTGGCCGCATTCAAAGTAGCCTTAAGTTCACGCAGTGTGCCGTTCAACTCACCCACAGTGTTTGCGAGCGGCAGTTTGTTGAGTTTTTCGAGCAGGCTGCCCAGTTGCGCCTGCAAATCGTCAAATCCGCTGCTGCGGGTGGCAATAACTACGTTGCCGTTATAGTCGGCAAATGGTTTGAGTTTGGCACTTTCAGACGGCCTGTCGTCCAGCTCTATCATTTTGCTGCCGGTTAATAGGTTGTTGCTGGAAATAGTGGCGGTTAAACCTTTGTTTAAGGCCGTCTGAAACTGGTTTTGCCAATATTCGCGGCTCTGCGCCCCGGCGTTAAGCTCTATGCGCTCCGGCTCGATGCGGATGCGCACGGGAATCCAGCCGTTTTCAAACAGTTTGAGGCTGTCGTTTTCGGCAAAATAAGGTACTTCGGCCACGGTGCCGATGTTGATGCCTTTATATTCTACCGGTGCGCCGCTCATCAAACCCCGCACGCTTTGTTTGAAAAAGGCGGTGTAATAGAGGGAGCGTTCGGTCGGCAGGTTGTCGATTTCGCTACGGTTGTTATAAAGCTCGAAAGTGTCATCGTTTACCGCCGGCCTGCCTTTGTCCCCTCCGGCCGGCGAAGCAAAGGAAATGGCACCGGAAAGCAAGGCGGGAATAGGGGCGGAATCCACGCTGATACCGTTACCGGTGGTTGCGATGCTGATGCCCCGTTGCAGCCAAAACTGGCTGTGTTCGCCCACCAGTTTGTCGTTGGGGCTTTGAATGAATACGGTGTAATTGACGGTTTGGTCTTTAGGGTTGAACTCGGCATTTTCCACCACGCCCACACTGAAGTTTTCAAATAGCACCGGGCTGCCCACACCTATCATTTTGTCGTTGAGACCGATAAGTCTCAGGCGCAGGCCGTTTTGGCCGATAGCGGCGATCGGCGGGATATCGAGCACTTCAAAACGCTCTTCGGTTTCTTTGCTTTTACCGGGTGTAAAGGCAATATACGAGCCGGAAACTAAGGTATTGAGACCAGAAATTCCGCTTTGGTCGATGCGCGGCTTCACCACCCAGAATTGGGTGTCTTTACGCATCATGTCTTTTGCATCGGCAGTCAGGCGGGCGGTAACTTCCACGCCTTTTTGGTCGCTGCGCAGGCGGATGCGGGTTACCCGCCCTACTTCCACACTCAACACTTTCACCACGGTATTGTTTACTTCGATGCCTTCGGCACTGTCCATCAACAAGGTGATTTCCGGCCCGCGGTTGCGGATGTCTTTCATCAGCAGCCACCCGCCTGCAATCAGGGCAATCAGCGGAATCAGCCAGATAACCGAGCTAAATAGGTTTGCTTTGCGCACCACAGCCGCAACGGGCTGATGGGGTTGTTTGTCGTTATCGTTACTCATCATTCAGGTTGGCTTGCCGGCAGGTTTTCAGACGGCCTGTTTACAGATTGTTCAAAAGAGCGCGCTCTGTCCCACAAAAGGCGCGGGTCGAAAAAATAGGCGGAAAGCATGGTCAGCAACACCACCAGGCAGAAATATACCGCCGCCGGCCCCGGCACTACCCGCGCCACATAAGTGTGGAATGCACTCATCAGAATAATAATCACAAAAATATCAATCATCGACCATTTGCCGATGGATTCGGTAAAGCGGTAAAGCCGCTGCATGGTGTGCACGCCGGCCGGCAAGCCGCAGCGCGCGCTGAGAATCAGCACCAACATCAACACGATTTTTGCCCCCGGCACCAAAATGCTGGCACTGAAAATAATTGCGGCAATCAGCTTATCGCCTTCGTTCCACATATACACGATGCCGTTGAAAATGGTGTTTATCTGCACGGTGGCAGGATTGGAAGAAATCATAATCGGCAGCGCGTTGGCCGGAATATACAGCAGCACCGCCGCAATCAGAAACGCAATAGAGAGGCTCAGGCTCTTGGGGCGGCGCACATACAGATCGGATCCGCACACCCCGCAAGCTGCTTCTTCACGGCTGCGGAAATACAGACAATGGCTGCAGCAGACACGCCCTGCCGAGGCCGTCTGAACCGCATCACGGCCCAAAATACGGTGGATTTTATAATACACCCAATGCTGGGGAATCGACACCGAAGTGCGTATCAGCATCACCGAGAGCGCAAACATCAAATAGAATGCCGCACCAAATTCCACCTGCGCCACCGAAGAGAGTTTGATATACGCGACCAATGTCGAAATAAAAAACACATCAACCATAATCCAGTGGCGCAGCCGAACCAGCGTTCGGGTGGCATAGAGCAGGCCGGGATATCCTCTGTTTTGCCACAATGCCGCATATACATAAACACACAGCAATAAAAACAGCAGCGGCGTGCCAAACGTGAGCACAAACATCACTTCGGCCAAAAAGCCGAAATCGAGCAGCACCAAGCGTTTCATCATCGAAGGCAGCGACAGGATCGAAGTTACCCCGGCCATCGTAACCGTAACAAACATCATGCTGTACACAAACACCATCAACACCAGCGAAGCCGCCGCATAGGCCAGCGGAGCAACATACGGATTGTTTTCCACCTCCACTACTTCATAACCGCAATTCGGGCAGTGCGCCTCCTGCCCCTGCCGCAAATACGGTAACGCCATGCGCTGCCCGCATTCAGGGCAGTCGAGCATATGTGCCGGCAGTGCCGCATCTCGCTGCAGCGTATGGTAACGCCACCAACGGCGGTAGTTTCTAACAAGTTTCACAGCTGTTCAGACGGCCTCTTCCCGCCGGCAGACTCTAAAATAAAACGCTTATTATAGCCGATAAAGCGCTGTATTTTCGGATGATGGGTGTAAAAGACCGTCAGCACCGGCAACCTGTTCCGGCC
This genomic interval from Neisseria musculi contains the following:
- the pqiB gene encoding intermembrane transport protein PqiB, translated to MSNDNDKQPHQPVAAVVRKANLFSSVIWLIPLIALIAGGWLLMKDIRNRGPEITLLMDSAEGIEVNNTVVKVLSVEVGRVTRIRLRSDQKGVEVTARLTADAKDMMRKDTQFWVVKPRIDQSGISGLNTLVSGSYIAFTPGKSKETEERFEVLDIPPIAAIGQNGLRLRLIGLNDKMIGVGSPVLFENFSVGVVENAEFNPKDQTVNYTVFIQSPNDKLVGEHSQFWLQRGISIATTGNGISVDSAPIPALLSGAISFASPAGGDKGRPAVNDDTFELYNNRSEIDNLPTERSLYYTAFFKQSVRGLMSGAPVEYKGINIGTVAEVPYFAENDSLKLFENGWIPVRIRIEPERIELNAGAQSREYWQNQFQTALNKGLTATISSNNLLTGSKMIELDDRPSESAKLKPFADYNGNVVIATRSSGFDDLQAQLGSLLEKLNKLPLANTVGELNGTLRELKATLNAANALINKPQTQNIPGELNQTLRGLRQTLQGVSPQSPFYSDVQSTLQSIDKTLKDAQPVINTLKEKPNALIFNSNIKDPIPKGSR
- a CDS encoding paraquat-inducible protein A — protein: MKLVRNYRRWWRYHTLQRDAALPAHMLDCPECGQRMALPYLRQGQEAHCPNCGYEVVEVENNPYVAPLAYAAASLVLMVFVYSMMFVTVTMAGVTSILSLPSMMKRLVLLDFGFLAEVMFVLTFGTPLLFLLLCVYVYAALWQNRGYPGLLYATRTLVRLRHWIMVDVFFISTLVAYIKLSSVAQVEFGAAFYLMFALSVMLIRTSVSIPQHWVYYKIHRILGRDAVQTASAGRVCCSHCLYFRSREEAACGVCGSDLYVRRPKSLSLSIAFLIAAVLLYIPANALPIMISSNPATVQINTIFNGIVYMWNEGDKLIAAIIFSASILVPGAKIVLMLVLILSARCGLPAGVHTMQRLYRFTESIGKWSMIDIFVIIILMSAFHTYVARVVPGPAAVYFCLVVLLTMLSAYFFDPRLLWDRARSFEQSVNRPSENLPASQPE
- a CDS encoding PqiC family protein: MRKWMMIGALAALSACSTPATQYFTLPDSRYTLPAKSGSEIAVHVYLADPLNNGGLVYQTDDYHVNFARNHLWASPLDKALASGFSNKLNRLGGRYVFVPAARSSSMQTLKIYIEAFQGNYQGKTLISGYAVWPNGQSRPFHIETPQNGDGYTAMVESLNQGLEKAASAVVY